Proteins co-encoded in one Ananas comosus cultivar F153 linkage group 15, ASM154086v1, whole genome shotgun sequence genomic window:
- the LOC109721526 gene encoding circumsporozoite protein-like: MLRPQSRVRGGETRCSLRRRLEAAPRGGETARTGDRAQGSESSCGQTRTAAADSGDAHGARALRRGRRTPRVSFPSGRRRQGGVATHRLTRAGSGALSGSEGRTRLARRGGGTGGGKGARARGVAEEYRRAAARGPGTARPGRPGLSQGGWKRLAGPARRRRVGGDDCRSQGESWEGLAGRTQPRAHTTPEGEKGRKGEEGRESGAAGAGSRRRAGSLRAAGQGEG, from the coding sequence ATGCTAAGGCCACAGAGTCGGGTGCGGGGGGGTGAGACACGGTGCTCACTCAGAaggcggctggaagcggcgcCGCGCGGCGGAGAAACGGCCCGCACTGGAGATCGAGCTCAGGGGTCAGAGAGTTCTTGCGGACAGACACGGACGGCGGCCGCGGACTCCGGAGATGCACATGGTGCGAGGGCGCTGCGCAGAGGTCGGAGGACGCCTCGGGTCTCTTTTCCaagcgggcggcggcggcagggggGAGTCGCAACGCATCGCCTCACCCGAGCGGGTTCTGGGGCGCTTAGCGGCTCCGAGGGGCGGACGCGGCTAGCGCGCCGGGGCGGCGGCACCGGAGGCGGAAAGGGCGCCCGGGCACGGGGAGTCGCGGAAGAATACCGCCGCGCGGCGGCGCGTGGGCCGGGAACCGCTCGGCCAGGCCGGCCTGGGCTGTCGCAAGGCGGCTGGAAGCGGCTGGCGGGGCCAGCGAGACGGCGGCGGGTCGGCGGGGATGATTGCCGGAGCCAGGGTGAATCATGGGAGGGTCTTGCAGGAAGAACGCAGCCCCGGGCTCACACAACACCCGAAGGAGAGAAGGGAagaaaaggagaggaaggaagagAAAGTGGTGCTGCGGGCGCCGGCAGCCGGCGGCGGGCGGGGAGCTTGCGTGCAGCAGGGCAGGGGGAAGGGTGA